One genomic window of Elaeis guineensis isolate ETL-2024a chromosome 2, EG11, whole genome shotgun sequence includes the following:
- the LOC105047138 gene encoding UDP-glycosyltransferase 73C1-like: MNGLGDPKLHFVFVPFLAQGHMLPMIDLAHLLAKRGVLATVITTPFNASRIKNTIDRAGEAGLPIRFVPLRFPCAEAGLPEGCENVDVIPSANLAKNFFAATSLLGPPLETYLREQQQPYPSCIVSDFCNPWTREVASRLGVPLFTCHPVCCFYLLGVHNILHSSIHDAIADETEPFVVPGLAHKIEVTKAQTPGIFPGNEWEEIREEIRAADREADGILVNSFSELEPWYVEGYREVVGKKVWALGPLSLCNKDAADMAARGKKASIDKDRCLRWLDSMKPRSVVYVSFGSITYVPPSQIIEVGAGLEASNHPFIWVIKEIEISPEVERWLSGRFERRTSARGLIIKGWAPQLMILSHPAVGGFITHCGWNSSLEAISAGVPMITWPFFADQFLNERLIVDVLRTGITAGVKNPWNWGTVSDGVYVKRDDVEKAVRSLMDIGEERERRRERATELGEKARKAVEEGGSSYVNVTLLIEFVRNKLLHSCNALGSYQR; the protein is encoded by the coding sequence ATGAACGGTCTCGGTGATCCAAAGCTTCATTTCGTTTTTGTTCCTTTTTTGGCCCAAGGACACATGCTTCCCATGATTGATCTAGCCCACCTGCTTGCCAAGCGTGGTGTGCTTGCAACCGTGATCACCACACCCTTCAACGCCTCACGAATCAAGAACACCATTGATCGTGCAGGGGAGGCCGGCCTACCGATCCGTTTCGTCCCACTACGATTCCCATGTGCGGAAGCTGGACTACCAGAAGGCTGCGAGAACGTCGATGTCATCCCTTCGGCAAACCTAGCAAAGAACTTTTTTGCAGCAACCAGTCTATTAGGACCACCACTCGAAACATATCTCCGAGAACAGCAGCAGCCCTATCCCAGCTGCATCGTTTCGGATTTTTGCAACCCATGGACTCGGGAGGTTGCTTCCAGACTGGGCGTACCATTATTCACATGCCATCCAGTGTGCTGCTTCTATCTCCTAGGCGTGCACAACATTCTTCACTCTAGTATCCACGATGCCATCGCTGATGAGACGGAGCCTTTTGTGGTGCCTGGTCTGGCGCACAAGATCGAGGTAACGAAGGCCCAAACTCCAGGCATTTTCCCTGGAAACGAGTGGGAGGAGATTCGCGAAGAGATAAGAGCGGCAGACCGAGAGGCCGATGGCATACTGGTAAACAGTTTCAGCGAACTGGAGCCATGGTACGTGGAGGGGTACCGAGAGGTCGTGGGGAAGAAAGTTTGGGCCCTTGGACCGCTCTCTCTCTGCAACAAAGATGCAGCTGACATGGCTGCTCGGGGGAAGAAGGCATCCATCGACAAAGATCGATGCTTGAGATGGCTTGACTCGATGAAGCCGAGGTCGGTCGTTTATGTTAGTTTTGGCAGCATTACGTACGTGCCACCTTCCCAAATCATCGAGGTAGGAGCAGGTCTGGAGGCTTCGAACCATCCATTCATTTGGGTAATCAAAGAGATCGAGATCTCGCCAGAAGTGGAAAGATGGCTATCGGGGAGGTTTGAACGGAGGACAAGTGCAAGGGGTCTTATCATAAAGGGGTGGGCGCCCCAACTGATGATCCTCTCGCACCCTGCGGTTGGGGGATTCATAACACACTGCGGGTGGAACTCATCACTGGAAGCCATCTCGGCAGGAGTGCCGATGATAACATGGCCCTTCTTTGCGGATCAGTTTCTCAATGAGAGATTAATCGTGGATGTTCTGAGAACCGGAATCACGGCTGGCGTCAAAAATCCCTGGAACTGGGGGACCGTTAGCGACGGAGTGTATGTGAAGAGAGATGATGTAGAGAAGGCAGTGCGTAGCTTGATGGATATAGGGGAGGAAAGGGAACGGAGAAGGGAAAGAGCGACGGAACTCGGTGAGAAGGCTAGGAAGGCTGTGGAGGAAGGAGGATCATCATATGTCAACGTGACGCTCTTGATCGAGTTTGTACGCAACAAGCTACTCCATTCTTGCAATGCTCTTGGTTCTTATCAGCGCTAG